GACATATGAACAAAAAAATCGTAATTGCAGGTCTGCTGGCACTGTTTGCCATTGCAGGTGCAGGGTGTGCCTCTAAGCAAACATCGGCTCCTGCGACTCCATCTCAGGAAACACAAACTTCAGCTGCACAAAATAGTACACCCGAACAGACGACCCCTGATCCATCAGCTCAGTCTGCTGAAAATAATGGAGCGAGTCAAACACCTGCATCTCCGTCGACGGAGCCTACAAAGACCAAGACAGACACGGAAAAGTCAGGAGATCGTCAAACACAGCAGATCACGGTGTACTACACGGATACACAAGAGAACGGCTTAAAAGAACAGAAAAAGGAAATTACCTATCCAAGCGAGCTGGAAAAATTCCAAAAAGCGTTTGAAGCTCTACAAAAGAGCGGTGATTCTGCTCTGATTCCGTTGTGGTCCGAGAAAATTACCGTGCATAAGATCAAATTGGATAACGGTGCATTAACCTTTGATATTTCCCTGCCGGATGAGGCTCGATTGGGAGCTGGCGGCGAGGAATTGGCTATCGATGCTTTGAAGAAAACGATGTTCCAATTCAAGGAAGTCAAAACGCTGGATTTGCTCGTAGATGGTCAATCTCTGGAGTCCTTAATGGGACATGTAGATTTGGAGCATCCAATGAGCCGCTAATCGATCAGACTGTATGAAAATTTCTTGAGAATTTACACACTTTTCACGTGCAATCTGTGACAGATAATGATAATATAGGAGTGTATTTCTCGCCTATGCAGGCAGTCATGCACAAATAGTATTCGTTTCTTTCCGGATGATTATTTAGAGTGACCGTCTTGATGCGGGCTATCCCGTATCAAGACGTTTTTTTTGCTAGGAGGTAGGATTTCCGTGAATGCAGCAACCGCACGTCATATATTGGACACCATCGGTACGATGTTTCCGGAT
This window of the Paenibacillus polymyxa genome carries:
- a CDS encoding GerMN domain-containing protein gives rise to the protein MNKKIVIAGLLALFAIAGAGCASKQTSAPATPSQETQTSAAQNSTPEQTTPDPSAQSAENNGASQTPASPSTEPTKTKTDTEKSGDRQTQQITVYYTDTQENGLKEQKKEITYPSELEKFQKAFEALQKSGDSALIPLWSEKITVHKIKLDNGALTFDISLPDEARLGAGGEELAIDALKKTMFQFKEVKTLDLLVDGQSLESLMGHVDLEHPMSR